The genomic interval GAGTGCAAAACCTTACAAAGAGTGCACTGAAATATAAATGAGGGCATTAGCAGGTAATGCAACAGGATCTACTAGTGGGAAACAGAACCTGGCCATGTGCACTAGCAAAAAAATATGTGCATGGCAGTTGCAGTGACAGAGAGAAAAAGGAGAATACGGCGTATTCTCACACATATAATGATGGCTTCATGATGACCAGATTTCTGCAATGAAAAACCTATGACATTTGTTTGTTCCATGGTCAAAATATAATCACAGACTCACTTACTGCTGCCGATTCAATTTTGTTCCATGTTACTTATTGTAATTATCATGTTTGGAGATCAGACTTGTTTACAACATACTAAAATACAGTATGTAGTAGCCATTAGGAATagcaaaacaatataattatgaTGTGATGTTGGTCAGGGTGTTTAGACATTCTCTCATATACTTCAGAATAATTCTATAATTCTGCACAAATAGCAAAAACttgtttgtaataataataatggctttTTTTGATTATAAGTCATGATTTCATAAGTTCATAATCATGACCTATTACGTTATAATTGTTATCTAAATAATAATGATCCAATATCtcataatttttactttaaatgttattttctatttttcttaaAATCACATCCCTTTCTCACTATTTTGATTACTTATCTcataatgtatgttttttttattaatttagccATAATTATGGTTGGCGTCTCTATTTTTGAAGttgtcataattctgactttacgtcTGATTTAGAGTGTTGTGCTTTTTGACATGTAATTTCATAATAATCCCCTTTTATGTCataattttgatatttttgttatttgatatttttcataaattatgtttaataataaaaatggcatGGTCAGACTAGAAGGAAGAATATTTTCATCATGTTTAAATAGAAGTTCTTTTTAagatgtttgtttacatttttaactctCTGTCACATTGAAATGCTACAAAGTGCACTAGAATGCAACAGTGACAGATCAGAGATAAGTTAGAGAGAACAGCCTTCTAGGCAGCATGGTGGTtagccctgtcgcctcacagcaagaaggttgctggcttgattaccagctggatcagttggtttttctctgtggagtttgcatgttccctctgtgttggtgtgggtttcttccgggtgctccggtttcccccacaatccaaagacatgcggaataGGTTTGTATGGCCATTgtggtatgtatgtgtgtgaatacgagaatgtttttttccagtattgggttgcagctggaagggcatccgctgtgtaaaacataggctatgctggagaagttggcaggtcattccgctgtagcgaccctgaTAATTAAAAGGActaatgaatgagtgaacgaaggatttttattttttatctttcgtCACTGTTACCGTTTATCATAATGTTTACTTTtgtgatcatttattttttacattttatgtcaaAATTTTACATTTCTATCACAATTATAATTTCTTAAGCACGTTTTATTGTTCTTTTTGGTGACAGTAAAGGATTGTATCGGACATTTCTccatttttcttttaatataatttcactcCCGAACACTAGGTGTCGGTAAGTAACGCAATGCTACAGATGAAGCTTAAATACGCGACGAAGCAGAAGCTCGAGCATGGCGTCCTCGTACTATCAGGAGATGCAGGAGGTGTtcagaaataacaataaaagcaGAGAGTTCCCTGCTCACAGTGCTAAAGTGCACTCGGTGGCTTGGAGCTGTGATGGAAAACGACTGGCATCCGGTTCATTTGACAAAACTGCTAGCGTGTTTGTCCTGGAAAAAGACCGACTGGTGAGCTTTGTCTTTGGCTTACAAAAATCCAAAGCTGTGCTTGTTAACGTTAGTAAATGCACTGTGACTTGGAatgaaatacaatacaatacaatgaaagactttattatcaataaataacattaacaaatatgaataaatactgtaatgtttgttgttttttgtatgatAGTAAACACCATCTAATGAAACCTTATGGTAAAGTTGTACTGTTATATGTAGTAatgctttgctttttatttagaaagtagtatttatttattaaatgctcgTTCGTTTTTTAGAGACTTATTCTTATTACTAGTACCTGTTTAATCTATGCTAGTAGTTATTTATTAGATACCAGTACTCATTTATTTGGCACGAGTATCTTAATGTAGTTGTTATGAGTTACTGCTAATATTAGTCActactgattttttttacttgtcataTTGCGACTAGTCTGAATGGCTGTGTAAGTATTCAATTAAAAATGTGCTAGTTAAATAAAATTAGAATAAACATGAATAGATGGCATAGGATGTACTAGTATCTTTTCAGTATGTACCTAATGATTGAGAACTAGTATCTAATGATATCAGTAGCTAATTAATTACTACCAGTTTATAAACATTGtcacagttcaaaaacattgtgaaaactgACATCTTAATAACAGATCCATACAGAAGTCAATGGCAAATATGTAATCATGTTACTAGTTACTTTAATGTCTGCAAAATTACTTCTCTTTTCATTGACATTATGAAAATTAATCATGCTTTAACTACAATAACAAGCTTTTATAGTTCATCCATGTGCCAAAAACATTACTATACTTATTCAATAATAGAAAAATGCTTAACATTCACAGCATTGGTTACAATGATAGATTAATATTCTACAATAAATTTGTCTTTACTAGATGTGATCTAGCTCATGGATCAtgaattattatatgtattaggTGAAGGAAAACAACTACCGTGGGCATGGAGACAGTGTGGATCAGCTGTGCTGGCATCCCACCAACCCTGATCTGTTTGTCACTGCATCAGGAGACAAGACCATCCGCATCTGGGATGTGCGGACCACCAAATGCATGGCCACAGTCAGCACAAAAGGTGAAGCTCTAaagcttaaagtgatagttcacaccaaaatgaaaattctctcatcatttacccaccattgaacacaaaatatgacattttaaagaACATTGGAAACTGCTAatctttgacttccatagtattttatggatgtcagtggatagcggtttccaacatttttctaaatatcttcaaaATTTTAGAAACTCTTATGGGTTGAGCCTTTCAATGCGATATGTTTTATTCTTATCTGACTATGTTTAGGGGAGAATATCAACATATGCTGGAGTCCTGATGGTCAGACCATCGCTGTAGGTAACAAGGATGATGTTGTAACGTTCATTGATGCCAAAACACACCGTCCACGTGCTGAGGAGCAGTTCAAGTTTGAGGTCAACGAAATCTCCTGGAATAATGACAATGACATGTTCTTCCTGACCAACGGCAATGGATGCATCAACATATTAAGgtctgcttttattgttgttgtattaggttgatgtttatgttatttttaggATATGTTAATCATATGTCATGACTCTGTTGCAGTTACCCTGAACTGAAGCTCATACAGTCAATTAACGCCCATCCATCCAACTGCATCTGCATTAAGTTTGATCCGACTGGGAAGTATTTTGCCACAGGAAGTGCAGATGCCCTGGTCAGCCTGTGGAACGTGGAGGAGCTGGTGTGTGTGCGATGCTTCTCAAGGTCAGTTATTACTTTTATagattatgtataaataaaaatgtcctttttttttataactttgaCTGATCTCACAGtggttaattttacattttaatttcatattgTAGTTATAGAAAATTCTACAACAAagctaaatataaacattttgtaGTTTTAAATTTCAGTTGACGGTGTCAAATGAGTGACTTCCCTTTTTAATAACGAATAAGCTAACAAATCGTGaatgataattaattaatttaatatttcttttaattGACTTTATATTTCTATGTTTGATTGATCTCATAAAATTTACTCTTCATTTTGTTACTATTTGAAATGTTATATTATAGTTatagaaaaacataaaataaaactaaagttaaACTGCAAAATTTACTAATactgaatataaaaataacaacagttGGAACAATTCTTAAAACAAGATTTTATGTCAGctgaaaatataaatttttaattataaataagaaGTGTATTTAAAGGTaccatattttaacacattttgctCTTTAGATCTGTTGTGGacaaaggctaaattataattaaatttgacaaaagagagtgatagaCATGTATcacgttgtattttgaagctagcCAAAGAAAACACccccaggaattaatatcaacttCTGCATGGATAGATGACGTTTAAGCTGAGTGGTTTGacatgattcagcatctacatgtgtttgttgacacaccaaatgcatcaaattCCACAATAAACACGACAAGTTAACAAAATTTAACATGTCTTATGCGTCTTCAAAGTAAAGATGCATAATTGTGTAATCTGTAAATTTTGCATCCTGAGGCGAGTTTGAAACATTTGCCCAGTAACGCACCGTAAACAATTTGGTCCAATAAGGGAGGAAAATTATCACTGTTGGATCACTAGAAAACATTTGGCTCATCAAACACAGCCTGAGGTTTGCATATTAATGATTTCAGAGcttttttatgatctcagagctgcatgaatgacctaaagtagccTTACAGGCAACTGGGCATGGCCCATGACTctcgtcacagtttgttttgtcttctgattggcccgttgTCCACCGGGGTTTTACATTCATGGAAATTCGTggatcttttattattctactatggcttggtatacccagattttcattatagggcacctttaggTGATACAAAAATAACACTAAGCTGATTTTGTAATGCAGTTACTTTGTGGttattgcaaacaaaacaaataatcaaTTTTAATCTTTTATCAGTATTAATCAGTTTTTCATAAgcatatttctatatttttgcatagaaaaagagagagattttATGACGCCATTCAAGTTCATTGATTAATCAGTCTAAAATCATCATTTGTCTCacatagtttttatttataatttctttaaactatttttttctttattctcaCAGACTGGACTGGCCTGTACGAACTCTTAGCTTTAGTCATGATGGTAAAATGCTTGCGTCTGCATCAGAAGACCATTTCATCGACATTGCAGAAGTAGAGACGGGTGAGCAGATACATCTTTACAACATCATCAAAGCTTTACTCGCATTTTACTAACTGTCTCCTGTCTGCAGGGGAAAAACTGTGGGAGATTCAGTGCGAGTCTCCAACATTCACTGTAGCCTGGCATCCGAAGAGGCCGCTGTTGGCATATGCCTGTGATGATAAAGAGGGCAAATACGACAGCAACCGAGAAGCAGGCACCGTCAAACTCTTTGGCCTTCCCAATGACTCCTGAGGACCATTTTCACATTCAGGTTTAATTGAGAAGTCATTCGATTGATTAGACTTattgttttaaagtaattttgtaaATAGTTAAAAGATATTCTGATGTTCTGCTCTAATATTAGTTCTTGGTTTAACGTACAGCTATAAATAACTACTGTCTGCAGCTCCTCTTCTGAATATGAGTTCTATTTGTCTTTCACCAAAATACGACCGTGCGTGATAATAGAAAAACAAAGAGTAATGTAGAATCTGTGCagaatacttaataataataataatattttgtgacTAGTACAGCATGCTGTTCTTGTTTCCCAGTAATTGATCATTGCcattctgagagaaaaaaaatgtaatgccaGTTTTAGAAATTACCAGCAGAGGGCATCTCATGCTCAAAGACACAATGTCTCATTACTAATACAgacatttttgtatgtttgatttgtttttatagcAATAAATtatgtactttattttttaaaatgaatattgttgttgtttaatcaACTCCAAAGTGCTGTTGGAAAACAAAGCACCCTCATTTTAGTgcttattttactattttatgtattattataatgtaGTTTTAgtggtttttgttttttgtatgtgcTCTCATCATATTATCAATTATttcttgatttattcattttagtaattttagtacTTATTCAGCCTGTTACCAAGGAAACATTTCTAATTTTAAATAGTGTGgtttttatcagatttttttctttattattaacaaaaaaacaacaacaggaaaatatatcagttttaattttagacactgcaaaaaaaatctagAACCTGTTTGGATTTGTTGATTGATGTAATTGTAATGGATtcttttaatcaaaataacaaaaTGTGTATTATTCACCCTTGCTAGTCAGgttaaataaagataattttatTGGCTTGAGTTACACATAAAGAGTTCAGatcaagaaaaaacattttagcaCCATCTGAAACTTTcttatttaaatttgtgttttttttcaattGGTTCTTTTCATACTTTTTATAATGGCCTAACATAAATATTGAAGGCTGTGAAAAATGCGATTtgtgaaaattgtaaaaattttagACAAACCTTAGAGGcctttgcatctaaactctttgaAGATAGATAGTATGTCTTGTATCTCATAATTGTTGAAGGTAGTTACTTATGCACATTTGCAATAACATAGATTCGCACCTAAttacatggtgcattatcctgctggaagtagccatcagaagatgggtaaactggtcataaagggatggacatggtcagcaacaatactaatACATACaataggtaggctgtggcgttgacacgatgctcatttggtactaatggactcccaagaaaatatcctctacaccattacaccaccaccagcaacctgaaccgttgatacaatgcaggatgAATCTGGACCTAAACTGAATCCTTTGTCCTTTGTGATTAATAAAGTAGTGTCATCACTTTGTGTCAAAAAATGcagataaaatcaaaacaaaatcaatattGAGGCAAACTAATCTCTTGTGAACTGAAATGATCAGTGATAGAAATGTCCCTTTACTTAAAATGAAGTTATGAGGCAAGGGGTAAAGAAGAACtggttattgcagaataaaacctGAGAGAGGTTATGACTAGATATTCATTGTTCTATTTATCACATGGCTACTTCACACCAAACTACAGTAtactaaatagtgagtaaactaattacttttaaaagcgattagttgactttacctaaagtAAACCCATTTTCatctttcttccacattctgttgcccggtttaaactgcagcagatcgtcttgaccatgtctacatgcctaaatgctgttgagttgctgccatttgattaGCTGAATAAAAATTTGCGTGATCGAGCAGTTGGacaaatgtacctaataaagtggccaatgagtgtaaaCGTCATTGGAGGCCCAAATCAATGATTTGGTTATGTAAGTTATTAATTTAGATAATTGcaaacaataatatatttatcaGTAGTTATTCATTCATGTTGACTTGGACTATTGCTAGTAATTCTTTGCATTAGTGTCATATAAaggttaaaataatacaaatcgaTTGATGTAGCTGTTTCCGGTCAGTCAACTGATTTATCAGAGGAAACTCTTGAACTTGGAAGAATTCTCTAAAGTTTTGATTGCAGTCTTTACAGAATCATGCAATGCTGTCTGTGCCACGTCATGATGCCAAGGTACACATTTACCCTGTTTCTGATTTCTCTCCACCTTGTAGAAAAGGTGACTCCAGAAATGTTTGATCAGTGAAGAATATGCGTCGTGATTTCCCTGAAAGATTCCCTGAAACAGCAGTGCTCTGTAAACCTGGATGAGTCTCCGGTCAGCAGGGGTTAACGGTTGGTAGGTGAGATCAGGTAGAGCCCCATCATTAATCTCTCTCTCCGCCGTGACAGACTTGCACAGCACGCACGTGTCCTCCATGCCCACTTCAGGAGCCTGTGGCATCTGTCCTCGCCCTGCTCTGCTCATTCACCCAGCAGGATCCAGGATGTCTCACTTTGCCACT from Danio aesculapii chromosome 14, fDanAes4.1, whole genome shotgun sequence carries:
- the thoc3 gene encoding THO complex subunit 3; this encodes MASSYYQEMQEVFRNNNKSREFPAHSAKVHSVAWSCDGKRLASGSFDKTASVFVLEKDRLVKENNYRGHGDSVDQLCWHPTNPDLFVTASGDKTIRIWDVRTTKCMATVSTKGENINICWSPDGQTIAVGNKDDVVTFIDAKTHRPRAEEQFKFEVNEISWNNDNDMFFLTNGNGCINILSYPELKLIQSINAHPSNCICIKFDPTGKYFATGSADALVSLWNVEELVCVRCFSRLDWPVRTLSFSHDGKMLASASEDHFIDIAEVETGEKLWEIQCESPTFTVAWHPKRPLLAYACDDKEGKYDSNREAGTVKLFGLPNDS